The following are encoded together in the Streptococcus oralis genome:
- the dtd gene encoding D-aminoacyl-tRNA deacylase yields MKIIIQRVKKAQVSIEGQVHGKINQGLLLLVGVGPEDQEEDLDYAVRKLVNIRIFSDAEGKMNLSVKDIEGEILSISQFTLFADIKKGNRPAFTGAAKPDMAAAFYDAFNQKLAQKVPVQTGIFGADMQVELVNDGPVTIILDTKNR; encoded by the coding sequence ATGAAAATCATTATTCAACGGGTTAAAAAAGCTCAAGTCAGTATCGAAGGTCAGGTTCATGGAAAGATCAATCAGGGACTCTTATTGCTGGTCGGTGTTGGCCCAGAGGACCAAGAGGAAGATCTGGACTATGCTGTGAGAAAGCTCGTCAACATTCGGATTTTTTCAGACGCAGAAGGCAAGATGAACCTGTCTGTCAAGGATATTGAAGGAGAAATCCTTTCTATTTCCCAGTTTACCCTCTTTGCAGATATCAAGAAAGGCAATCGTCCCGCCTTTACAGGAGCAGCCAAGCCGGATATGGCAGCTGCCTTCTATGACGCTTTCAACCAAAAGCTAGCTCAGAAAGTGCCCGTTCAGACAGGCATCTTTGGAGCGGATATGCAGGTGGAGCTGGTAAATGATGGGCCAGTTACCATCATTCTTGATACTAAAAATAGATAA
- a CDS encoding RelA/SpoT family protein encodes MPKEVNLTGDQVVALTREYLTKEDVAFVQKALIYAVDCHSGQFRKSGEPYIIHPIQVAGILAKLKLDAVTVACGFLHDVVEDTDATLDDLEREFGHDVRIIVDGVTKLGKVEYKSLEEQLAENHRRMLMAMSEDIRVILVKLSDRLHNMRTLKHLRKDKQERISRETMEIYAPLAHRLGISSVKWELEDLSFRYLNPTEFYKITHMMKEKRREREALVDEVVTKLEEYATERNLKGKIYGRPKHIYLIYRKMQDKKKRFEEIYDLIAIRCILDTQSDVYAMLGYVHELWKPMPGRFKDYIANRKANGYQSIHTTVYGPKGPIEFQIRTKEMHEVAEYGVAAHWAYKKGIKGQVNSKESAIGMNWIKEMMELQDQADDAKEFVDSVKENYLAEEIYVFTPDGAVRSLPKDSGPIDFAYEIHTKVGEKATGAKVNGRMVPLTTKLKTGDQVEIITNPNSFGPSRDWLNMVKTSKARNKIRQFFKNQDKELSVNKGREMLMAQFQENGYVANKFMDKRHMDKVLQKTSYKTEEALYAAIGFGEIGAITVFNRLTEKERREEERAKAKAEAEELVKGGEVKVENKETLKVKHEGGVVIEGASGLLVRIAKCCNPVPGDDIVGYITKGRGVAIHRVDCMNLRAQENYEQRLLDVEWEDQFSSKEYTAHIDIYGLNRTGLLNDVLQVLSNTTKNISTVNAQPTKDMKFANIHVSFGISNLSTLTTVVDKIKSVPEVYSVKRTNG; translated from the coding sequence ATGCCGAAAGAAGTGAATTTGACGGGCGATCAGGTAGTCGCTTTAACGAGAGAATATTTAACAAAGGAAGACGTTGCTTTTGTACAAAAAGCATTGATTTATGCGGTAGATTGTCATAGTGGGCAGTTTCGGAAATCAGGTGAGCCCTATATTATCCATCCCATTCAGGTAGCAGGAATTCTGGCTAAGCTCAAGCTGGATGCCGTAACCGTTGCCTGCGGTTTTTTGCATGACGTTGTTGAAGACACAGATGCGACACTGGATGATCTGGAGAGAGAGTTCGGTCATGATGTTCGGATTATCGTTGATGGTGTGACCAAGCTTGGTAAGGTTGAGTACAAATCGCTCGAGGAACAATTAGCTGAAAATCACCGCAGGATGCTTATGGCCATGTCAGAGGATATCCGTGTTATCTTGGTTAAATTATCGGACCGTTTGCACAATATGCGGACTCTAAAACACCTGCGAAAGGACAAGCAAGAACGGATCTCCAGAGAAACCATGGAAATTTACGCACCACTTGCTCATCGTCTAGGGATTTCCAGTGTCAAGTGGGAGTTGGAAGATCTATCTTTCCGTTATCTCAATCCAACTGAGTTTTACAAGATCACCCACATGATGAAGGAAAAACGCAGAGAACGTGAGGCTTTGGTCGACGAAGTCGTAACCAAGTTGGAGGAGTATGCTACCGAACGCAATCTCAAAGGGAAAATCTATGGTCGTCCTAAGCATATCTATTTGATCTATCGCAAGATGCAGGATAAGAAGAAACGCTTTGAGGAAATTTATGACCTGATTGCCATTCGCTGTATTTTGGATACCCAGAGTGATGTTTACGCCATGTTGGGTTATGTGCATGAACTTTGGAAACCCATGCCAGGCCGCTTCAAAGACTATATCGCTAATCGTAAGGCCAACGGTTACCAGTCTATTCATACGACTGTTTATGGGCCAAAAGGGCCGATTGAATTCCAGATTCGGACCAAGGAAATGCACGAAGTGGCTGAGTACGGGGTAGCAGCTCACTGGGCTTATAAGAAAGGCATTAAAGGGCAGGTCAATAGTAAAGAATCAGCTATTGGAATGAACTGGATCAAAGAGATGATGGAGCTCCAAGACCAGGCTGATGATGCCAAGGAATTTGTGGACTCTGTTAAAGAAAACTATCTGGCAGAGGAGATTTACGTCTTTACTCCAGATGGTGCGGTTCGCTCCCTTCCAAAAGATTCAGGACCGATTGACTTTGCCTATGAAATCCATACCAAAGTCGGTGAAAAAGCGACTGGTGCCAAGGTCAATGGCCGTATGGTTCCACTGACAACCAAGCTCAAGACAGGGGATCAGGTTGAAATTATCACCAACCCCAACTCCTTTGGTCCGAGTCGTGACTGGCTCAATATGGTCAAGACCAGTAAGGCACGCAACAAGATTCGTCAGTTCTTTAAAAATCAAGACAAGGAATTATCCGTAAACAAGGGCCGTGAGATGCTGATGGCCCAGTTCCAAGAAAACGGCTATGTAGCCAATAAATTCATGGACAAGCGTCACATGGACAAGGTCCTTCAAAAGACCAGCTACAAGACAGAGGAAGCTCTCTATGCAGCCATTGGTTTTGGAGAAATTGGCGCTATTACCGTCTTTAACCGTTTGACAGAAAAGGAACGTCGTGAGGAAGAACGTGCCAAGGCCAAGGCGGAAGCAGAAGAGCTTGTCAAAGGTGGCGAAGTTAAGGTCGAAAACAAAGAAACCCTCAAGGTCAAGCATGAGGGTGGTGTGGTCATTGAAGGTGCTTCAGGTCTCTTAGTGCGGATTGCTAAGTGTTGTAATCCAGTGCCAGGTGACGACATTGTCGGCTACATTACTAAGGGTCGTGGTGTAGCTATTCACCGTGTGGACTGTATGAATCTCCGTGCCCAAGAAAACTACGAGCAACGTCTTCTTGATGTGGAGTGGGAAGATCAATTCTCAAGCAAGGAATACACTGCCCACATCGATATCTATGGTCTCAACCGTACAGGGCTCTTAAATGATGTTCTGCAAGTTCTCTCCAACACAACTAAGAATATCTCAACTGTTAATGCTCAACCAACTAAGGATATGAAATTTGCTAATATCCATGTCTCATTTGGTATTTCCAACCTCTCTACACTGACCACAGTCGTGGACAAGATTAAGAGTGTGCCAGAGGTCTACTCTGTCAAACGGACCAACGGCTAA
- a CDS encoding bifunctional 2',3'-cyclic-nucleotide 2'-phosphodiesterase/3'-nucleotidase, whose protein sequence is MSSFRKQAALLGLTAAVFAASTAQADEKATNLDPSTTPTPVANQSEKPVAATGNEKGTASEKTDAPAKQDENATPVASTETTPSKEGSLADDKALQPTEGQEVDVRILATTDLHTNLVNYDYYQDKPAENVGLAKTAVLIEEAKKENSNTLLVDNGDTIQGTPLGTYKAIVNPVKEGEQHPMYAALQKLGFEAGTLGNHEFNYGLDYLKRVIDTAGMPIVNANVVDPKTGAYVYDPYKIISKTFVDKTGRKTTVKIGVTGIVPPQILSWDKANLEGKIQVNDSVEAIQKIIPEMRKAGADITLVLSHSGIGDDKYEKGEENEGYQIASLPGVDAVVTGHSHAEFPSGNGTGFYEKYAGVDGVNGKINGTPVTMAGKYGDHLGIIDLNLIYKNGKWTVANSKGSIRKIHTKSKEADERIKEIAKTAHEGTIQYVRQQVGTTTAPITSYFALVKDDPSVQIVNNAQIWYAKKELAGTPEGDLPILSAAAPFKAGTRGDATAYTDIPAGPIAIKNVADLYLYDNVTAILKVTGAQLKEWLEMSAGQFNTIDPTKKEAQQLINPSYRTYNFDVIDGVTYEYDATQPNKYDREGKLIHPDASRVRNLKYQGKDVRPDQEFIVVTNNYRANGKFPGVRDASLNRLLGLENRQVIINYILDVKNINPSADKNWHFTNSIKGLDVRFLTADKAKDLVSTDGDIQYLASSDQEGFGEYRLLYVEPKAEPAATNHHEIQDIQRQNQGDAITLSNGGQTIILPSAHNPVATTLPNTGEKTSILTFLGVILAGLGLSLKKKEE, encoded by the coding sequence ATGTCATCATTTCGTAAACAAGCAGCCCTTTTAGGTCTGACTGCAGCTGTATTTGCGGCTTCTACTGCTCAAGCAGATGAAAAAGCTACAAATCTAGATCCTAGCACTACACCTACACCAGTAGCAAATCAATCAGAGAAACCCGTTGCAGCTACTGGAAATGAAAAGGGAACGGCATCTGAAAAAACAGACGCTCCTGCTAAGCAAGATGAAAATGCTACTCCAGTAGCAAGCACTGAAACAACCCCTTCTAAAGAAGGAAGCCTTGCAGACGACAAAGCCCTTCAACCAACAGAAGGACAGGAAGTCGATGTCCGCATCCTTGCAACAACTGACCTTCATACCAATCTAGTTAACTATGATTATTACCAAGACAAACCTGCTGAGAACGTTGGACTAGCAAAAACAGCTGTTCTCATCGAAGAAGCTAAAAAAGAAAATAGCAATACACTTCTCGTAGATAATGGAGACACGATTCAAGGAACGCCACTTGGAACTTACAAGGCAATCGTTAACCCAGTCAAAGAAGGAGAACAACACCCTATGTATGCAGCCCTTCAAAAGCTCGGTTTTGAAGCTGGTACACTAGGAAATCATGAGTTTAACTATGGTTTAGACTACCTCAAACGTGTCATTGATACAGCTGGAATGCCAATTGTCAACGCCAATGTTGTAGATCCTAAAACGGGCGCTTATGTCTACGACCCCTATAAAATCATCAGCAAAACCTTTGTTGATAAAACTGGTCGCAAAACGACCGTCAAAATCGGGGTGACTGGAATCGTTCCCCCTCAAATTCTCAGCTGGGATAAGGCCAACCTTGAAGGAAAGATTCAGGTTAATGACTCCGTAGAAGCTATTCAAAAGATTATCCCTGAAATGCGCAAAGCAGGTGCAGACATCACTCTTGTACTCTCTCACTCAGGCATCGGAGATGATAAGTACGAAAAAGGGGAAGAAAACGAAGGCTATCAAATTGCAAGTCTACCCGGTGTGGATGCAGTTGTAACAGGGCATTCTCACGCTGAATTTCCAAGTGGAAATGGCACTGGCTTTTATGAAAAATATGCTGGTGTTGATGGCGTAAATGGTAAGATTAATGGTACTCCTGTAACCATGGCTGGAAAATATGGGGATCACCTCGGCATTATCGACCTCAACCTTATCTACAAAAACGGAAAATGGACTGTTGCCAACAGCAAAGGCTCTATTCGTAAGATTCACACTAAGTCCAAAGAAGCTGATGAACGAATCAAAGAAATTGCCAAAACAGCTCACGAAGGAACCATCCAATACGTTCGCCAACAAGTCGGAACAACAACCGCACCAATCACAAGTTATTTTGCCCTTGTCAAGGATGATCCATCTGTTCAAATCGTCAATAACGCGCAAATCTGGTATGCTAAGAAAGAACTAGCAGGAACTCCTGAAGGAGATCTTCCTATTCTCTCGGCTGCGGCACCATTTAAGGCGGGAACCCGTGGAGATGCTACTGCCTATACAGATATTCCAGCTGGCCCAATCGCCATCAAAAACGTAGCCGATCTCTACCTCTACGACAATGTCACGGCCATCCTAAAAGTCACTGGAGCTCAACTTAAAGAATGGTTGGAAATGTCTGCTGGTCAGTTCAACACGATTGATCCAACTAAAAAAGAAGCGCAACAGCTCATCAATCCAAGCTATCGTACTTATAATTTTGATGTGATTGACGGTGTGACCTATGAGTACGACGCCACCCAACCAAATAAATACGACCGCGAAGGTAAGTTGATCCACCCAGATGCTAGTCGTGTCCGCAATCTTAAATACCAAGGAAAAGATGTACGTCCAGATCAGGAATTCATCGTGGTAACCAACAATTATCGCGCAAATGGTAAATTCCCTGGCGTTCGTGATGCTAGCCTCAATCGTCTCCTCGGACTTGAAAATCGCCAGGTTATCATCAACTATATCCTCGATGTAAAAAATATCAACCCAAGTGCAGATAAAAACTGGCACTTCACAAATAGCATAAAAGGGTTGGACGTTCGTTTCTTGACAGCCGATAAGGCCAAAGACTTAGTCAGCACAGATGGTGATATTCAATATCTAGCAAGCTCTGACCAAGAAGGTTTCGGCGAATACCGCCTTCTCTATGTAGAGCCTAAGGCTGAACCTGCAGCAACAAATCACCACGAGATCCAAGATATTCAGAGACAAAATCAAGGCGATGCAATCACTCTTTCAAACGGTGGGCAAACTATTATTTTACCAAGCGCTCATAATCCAGTAGCTACTACTCTACCAAATACAGGTGAGAAAACGTCTATCCTAACCTTCCTAGGTGTCATTCTAGCAGGGCTTGGACTTTCTCTCAAGAAAAAGGAAGAATAA
- a CDS encoding ABC transporter ATP-binding protein, whose translation MVELNLKNIYKKYPNSEHYSVEDFNLDIKDKEFIVFVGPSGCGKSTTLRMIAGLEDITEGTASIDGVVVNDVAPKDRDIAMVFQNYALYPHMTVYDNMAFGLKLRKYSKEDIDKRVQEAAAILGLKEFLDRKPADLSGGQRQRVAMGRAIVRDAKVFLMDEPLSNLDAKLRVSMRAEIAKIHRRIGATTIYVTHDQTEAMTLADRIVIMSATKNPAGTGTIGRVEQIGTPQEVYKNPVNKFVAGFIGSPAMNFINVKLVGSEIVSDGFRLKVPEGALKVLRDKGYEGKELIFGIRPEDVNAEPAFLETFPESVVKATISVSELLGSESHLYCQVGKDEFVAKVDARDYLQTGATVELGFDLNKAHFFDVETEKTVY comes from the coding sequence ATGGTAGAATTAAATCTTAAAAACATTTACAAAAAATATCCAAACAGCGAACACTACTCAGTTGAAGATTTCAACTTGGACATCAAAGACAAGGAATTTATCGTTTTCGTAGGTCCTTCAGGATGTGGTAAATCAACAACACTTCGTATGATCGCTGGTCTTGAAGACATTACTGAAGGTACTGCATCTATCGATGGTGTGGTTGTCAACGACGTGGCTCCAAAAGACCGTGACATCGCCATGGTATTCCAAAACTACGCTCTTTACCCACACATGACTGTGTATGACAACATGGCTTTCGGTTTGAAATTGCGTAAATACAGCAAAGAAGACATCGACAAACGTGTGCAAGAAGCGGCAGCAATCCTTGGTTTGAAAGAATTTTTGGATCGTAAACCAGCTGACCTTTCAGGTGGTCAACGTCAACGTGTTGCCATGGGTCGTGCCATCGTCCGTGATGCAAAAGTGTTCTTGATGGACGAACCTTTGTCAAACTTGGATGCCAAACTTCGTGTATCTATGCGTGCTGAAATTGCGAAGATCCACCGTCGTATCGGTGCTACAACCATCTACGTAACGCACGACCAAACAGAAGCGATGACATTGGCAGACCGTATCGTTATCATGTCAGCTACTAAGAACCCTGCTGGTACAGGTACTATCGGACGTGTTGAACAAATCGGTACTCCTCAAGAAGTTTACAAAAACCCAGTTAACAAATTTGTAGCAGGATTTATCGGAAGCCCAGCTATGAACTTCATCAATGTGAAATTGGTTGGTAGCGAAATTGTTTCTGATGGTTTCCGTTTGAAAGTGCCAGAAGGTGCTTTGAAAGTTCTTCGTGACAAAGGCTACGAAGGAAAAGAATTGATTTTCGGTATCCGTCCAGAAGATGTGAATGCAGAACCTGCTTTCCTTGAAACATTCCCAGAATCAGTGGTTAAAGCAACTATCTCAGTATCAGAATTGCTTGGTTCAGAATCTCACCTTTACTGCCAAGTTGGTAAAGACGAATTTGTTGCAAAAGTGGATGCTCGTGACTACTTGCAAACAGGTGCAACAGTTGAACTTGGATTTGACTTGAACAAAGCACACTTCTTCGATGTAGAAACTGAAAAAACAGTCTACTAA
- a CDS encoding helix-turn-helix domain-containing protein produces MIAKELQDWFPEAQISDQPIEKPGYLTLPLASQQWILLEEAGLSEREKQLVALLTQQEQARSLNPWYPYLIEGKGQAPQTFKKIQLVYCHLSYYQQENLASWLDMMQTLFPNCQTVLQVGAQDYVFVLQQDKYSSVRSILSDTIEAVEYDFSLRLSIMLGQVWSQTGYQALSDLIKAERDLFKTWWRQGHQGVHTFSQLYLWSMGERIVDLRVIKECLHQMILAQDQIQEIILSLWENSAVLTKTAQQLYLHRNSLQYKIDKWEELTGLQLKELTDLTLCYQLILPDIL; encoded by the coding sequence ATGATTGCAAAGGAATTACAGGACTGGTTTCCTGAAGCTCAGATTTCAGATCAGCCGATTGAGAAACCAGGCTATCTTACTCTCCCTTTAGCTTCTCAGCAGTGGATTTTACTGGAGGAAGCTGGGCTCAGTGAGCGTGAAAAGCAGTTGGTTGCCCTTTTGACCCAGCAGGAGCAGGCTCGTTCGCTCAATCCTTGGTATCCCTATCTGATTGAGGGGAAGGGGCAGGCGCCTCAAACTTTTAAAAAGATTCAGCTGGTTTATTGCCATCTATCCTATTACCAACAGGAAAATCTAGCCTCTTGGCTGGATATGATGCAGACCCTCTTTCCCAACTGCCAAACAGTGTTACAGGTCGGGGCTCAGGATTATGTGTTTGTGCTTCAACAAGATAAATACAGCTCTGTCCGCTCAATCTTATCTGATACGATTGAGGCAGTAGAGTATGACTTTAGCCTTCGTCTGTCTATCATGTTGGGGCAGGTGTGGTCTCAGACAGGCTATCAAGCCCTGTCAGACCTGATCAAAGCGGAGCGGGATTTGTTTAAGACATGGTGGCGTCAAGGTCATCAAGGTGTACACACCTTTTCACAACTCTATCTTTGGAGTATGGGAGAAAGGATTGTGGACCTGAGAGTCATTAAAGAATGTCTGCACCAGATGATTTTGGCTCAGGATCAGATTCAGGAAATTATCCTTTCTCTCTGGGAAAATAGTGCTGTCCTAACTAAAACAGCCCAGCAACTCTATCTACATCGCAATTCTCTCCAATACAAGATTGACAAATGGGAAGAATTGACAGGGCTTCAGTTGAAGGAGTTAACGGATCTTACCTTGTGTTATCAGTTGATTTTACCAGATATTCTTTAA
- a CDS encoding Mini-ribonuclease 3 — MIDVNLINGIALAFEGDAVYSMYIRRHLILKGMTKPNKLHQEATKYVSAKAQARLIALMLEEQVLTEKEEEIYKRGRNTNSHTKAKNADVVTYRMSTGFEAVMGYLHLTENLERLETLISWCIQKVEG; from the coding sequence GTGATTGATGTCAATCTCATTAACGGGATTGCGCTAGCTTTTGAGGGAGATGCAGTTTACTCCATGTATATCCGTCGCCATCTCATCCTCAAGGGCATGACCAAACCCAATAAACTCCACCAAGAGGCGACCAAGTATGTCTCAGCCAAGGCTCAGGCTCGCCTGATTGCCCTCATGTTGGAGGAGCAAGTCCTGACGGAAAAAGAAGAAGAAATCTACAAACGTGGCCGCAATACCAATAGCCACACAAAGGCTAAAAATGCAGATGTCGTGACTTATCGTATGTCCACGGGATTTGAGGCGGTCATGGGCTATCTCCATCTGACTGAAAATCTGGAGCGTCTAGAGACCTTGATTTCTTGGTGCATCCAAAAAGTGGAGGGCTAG
- the cysS gene encoding cysteine--tRNA ligase: MIKIYDTMSRDLREFVPIEDGKVKMYVCGPTVYNYIHVGNARSTVAFDTIRRYFEYRGYEVAYISNFTDVDDKIINRAKEEGITPQEVADKYIAAFREDVTALGVKPATRHPRVVEFMADIIRFVEDLIEKGYAYESQGDVYFRVEKSHNYAKLANKTLEDLELGASGRTDEETARKENPVDFALWKTAKTGEISWDSPWGAGRPGWHIECSVMSTEILGDTIDIHGGGADLEFPHHTNEIAQSEAKTGKTFANYWMHNGFVNIDNVKMSKSLGNFITVHDALKTIDGQVLRFFFATQHYRKPINFTEKAVLDAETNLKYLKNTYEQPFTGNVDTQELQAFKDKFVAAMDEDFNSANGITVVFEMAKWINSGNYDASVKEALADMLEVFGIVFVEEVLDADIEALIQKRQEARANRDFATADQIRDQLAAQGIKLLDTKDGVRWTRD, from the coding sequence ATGATTAAAATTTACGACACCATGTCTCGTGATTTGAGAGAATTTGTCCCAATCGAGGACGGTAAAGTTAAGATGTATGTCTGTGGGCCTACGGTATACAACTATATCCACGTGGGGAATGCCCGTTCGACGGTGGCTTTTGATACCATTCGTCGCTACTTTGAGTACCGTGGCTATGAGGTTGCCTATATTTCCAACTTTACCGATGTGGATGATAAGATTATCAACCGTGCCAAGGAAGAAGGCATCACGCCTCAAGAGGTTGCGGACAAGTACATCGCTGCCTTTCGTGAGGATGTGACAGCTTTGGGAGTGAAACCTGCGACTCGCCATCCACGTGTAGTAGAGTTTATGGCTGATATCATTCGTTTTGTGGAAGACTTGATTGAAAAAGGTTATGCTTACGAGAGTCAAGGGGATGTCTATTTCCGTGTAGAAAAATCCCATAACTATGCTAAGTTGGCTAATAAAACCTTGGAAGATTTGGAGCTGGGTGCTTCAGGTCGTACCGATGAAGAAACAGCTCGCAAGGAAAATCCTGTAGACTTTGCTCTATGGAAAACAGCTAAAACAGGTGAGATTTCTTGGGACAGTCCTTGGGGAGCAGGCCGTCCGGGCTGGCATATCGAGTGTTCGGTCATGTCAACAGAGATTTTGGGCGATACCATTGATATCCACGGTGGTGGAGCTGATCTGGAGTTTCCGCATCACACCAATGAAATTGCCCAGTCAGAAGCAAAAACAGGCAAGACTTTCGCCAATTACTGGATGCACAATGGCTTTGTCAATATCGACAATGTCAAGATGTCCAAGTCCTTGGGTAACTTTATCACCGTCCATGATGCCTTGAAGACTATTGATGGTCAAGTGCTGCGTTTCTTCTTTGCGACTCAGCATTACCGTAAGCCTATCAACTTTACGGAAAAAGCAGTGCTAGACGCCGAGACTAATCTCAAATATCTAAAGAACACTTACGAACAACCATTTACAGGAAACGTGGATACCCAAGAGTTACAAGCCTTTAAAGACAAGTTTGTAGCTGCTATGGATGAGGATTTCAACTCTGCCAACGGTATCACAGTTGTCTTTGAAATGGCCAAATGGATCAACTCAGGAAACTATGATGCAAGTGTTAAGGAAGCTCTTGCGGATATGTTGGAGGTCTTTGGGATTGTCTTTGTTGAGGAAGTTTTGGATGCAGACATTGAAGCCTTGATCCAAAAACGCCAAGAAGCGCGTGCCAATCGTGACTTTGCGACAGCAGACCAAATCCGTGATCAATTAGCGGCTCAAGGAATTAAGCTCCTTGACACCAAGGATGGAGTGAGGTGGACTCGTGATTGA
- a CDS encoding dihydrofolate reductase family protein produces the protein MAVYFYGCITMDGYLADSQHRIDWLHQLGSVEDTGYDDFYRQMDITIMGKRTFEEIQDLQDVESFYQATENYVFTHDRHLPVSNYQPVAGDVVDFVRQIDKGKNVFVIGGNSLVGPLLDADLFDHLIIQIAPLILGKGVPLFTQEEGRRFYQLDSLRQFGPFAELVFSRKSQK, from the coding sequence ATGGCAGTATATTTTTACGGCTGTATCACCATGGATGGCTACTTGGCAGACAGTCAGCACAGGATAGACTGGCTGCATCAGCTTGGTTCTGTAGAGGATACAGGCTATGATGACTTTTACAGGCAAATGGATATCACCATCATGGGCAAGCGGACCTTTGAGGAAATCCAAGATTTGCAAGATGTAGAAAGTTTTTATCAAGCTACGGAAAACTATGTCTTTACGCATGATAGGCACCTGCCTGTCAGCAATTACCAGCCAGTAGCTGGGGATGTGGTGGACTTTGTTCGCCAGATTGACAAAGGCAAAAATGTCTTTGTGATTGGTGGTAATTCCTTAGTAGGACCGCTCTTGGATGCGGATCTTTTCGACCACCTCATTATTCAGATAGCACCCCTTATCCTAGGAAAGGGGGTTCCCCTCTTTACCCAAGAGGAAGGGCGGCGCTTTTACCAACTGGATAGCCTCAGACAATTTGGCCCTTTTGCAGAGCTGGTTTTCAGCCGAAAAAGTCAGAAATAG
- a CDS encoding nucleoside phosphorylase encodes MLLEEFEDVAAVIEPTEKPVHDKGEVCETIILSFNGEILKRLIESEDVYLGGYLKSINGHHPWYIYGQGPSKLAVMLAPIGAPMIVGQLEELAARGFKNFIILGSCGVLDRSIEADKIILPAAALRDEGTSYHYAPPGDEVAYDESLLVELEAIFDKHNIEHIRTKSWTTDAFYRETPDKVKRRLAAGAQVVDMEASAIMAWSQFRKSKVYQFFYTADYVDHHNRAWDARHEERTADAMTFFTIALIIAKELER; translated from the coding sequence ATGCTATTAGAGGAATTTGAAGATGTAGCAGCAGTTATTGAGCCAACTGAAAAGCCAGTCCATGACAAGGGAGAGGTATGCGAAACCATCATCCTGTCCTTTAATGGCGAAATTCTGAAACGTTTGATTGAGTCAGAAGATGTCTATCTGGGAGGCTATTTGAAAAGCATAAACGGCCATCATCCATGGTATATTTATGGGCAAGGACCTAGCAAGCTAGCAGTTATGTTGGCTCCAATTGGAGCTCCCATGATAGTCGGCCAGCTGGAGGAGTTAGCGGCTAGAGGCTTCAAGAATTTCATCATTCTAGGTTCCTGTGGCGTTTTGGACCGCTCAATTGAGGCGGATAAAATCATCCTGCCTGCGGCCGCATTGCGAGATGAAGGGACTAGCTATCACTATGCCCCACCGGGTGACGAAGTAGCCTATGACGAGTCTCTACTGGTCGAGCTGGAAGCCATCTTTGACAAGCACAATATCGAGCATATCCGCACCAAGTCTTGGACGACTGATGCCTTTTATCGAGAAACGCCTGATAAGGTCAAGCGTCGCTTGGCTGCTGGTGCACAAGTGGTGGACATGGAAGCTTCAGCTATCATGGCTTGGAGTCAATTTCGCAAGAGTAAAGTCTATCAGTTCTTCTACACAGCTGACTATGTGGATCATCATAACCGAGCCTGGGATGCCCGCCATGAAGAGCGGACAGCTGATGCCATGACTTTTTTCACTATCGCTTTGATAATAGCCAAGGAACTAGAAAGGTAA
- a CDS encoding YdeI/OmpD-associated family protein — MSDLSDAILNQAVLELQERLDGLAKERFIKLPPSHQREWAHYISEAKKDETKLRRLNKMKADLLEP, encoded by the coding sequence ATGTCAGATTTATCAGACGCAATTTTGAACCAGGCAGTTCTTGAGTTGCAAGAACGCTTGGATGGTCTTGCTAAGGAGCGCTTTATTAAACTGCCACCTAGCCACCAGCGTGAATGGGCTCATTATATCAGTGAAGCCAAAAAAGATGAGACCAAACTGCGCCGTCTAAATAAAATGAAGGCGGATTTGCTGGAGCCTTAA